One segment of Verrucomicrobiota bacterium DNA contains the following:
- a CDS encoding phosphopantothenoylcysteine decarboxylase, translating into MNVVLGVTASIAAYKAADLASKLTKQGCSVHVVMTRGATQFITPLTLQTLSRHPVTVDIFDEKADWHPGHIELADNAELLLIAPATADVIAKLAHGFADDALTSIALATRAPLLIAPAMNGKMWLHPATEQNVATLRSRDARFIGPEEGLLACGYEGIGRLWPVDDIVAQALKYRKRVPG; encoded by the coding sequence ATGAACGTGGTTCTTGGCGTTACCGCTTCCATTGCGGCTTACAAAGCGGCCGATCTGGCGAGCAAACTTACCAAACAGGGCTGCTCGGTTCACGTCGTCATGACCCGAGGGGCAACGCAGTTCATCACGCCGCTTACCCTGCAGACGCTTTCCCGCCATCCCGTGACGGTCGACATTTTCGACGAGAAAGCTGATTGGCATCCCGGTCACATCGAACTTGCCGATAATGCCGAACTGCTGCTCATCGCGCCGGCCACAGCGGACGTCATCGCCAAGCTTGCGCACGGTTTCGCGGACGACGCGCTGACCTCGATCGCGCTCGCCACGCGCGCGCCCCTGCTGATCGCACCGGCCATGAACGGCAAGATGTGGCTGCACCCGGCAACCGAGCAAAATGTCGCGACGCTCCGGAGCCGGGACGCACGCTTTATCGGCCCCGAAGAAGGTCTGCTCGCGTGCGGCTACGAAGGCATCGGACGCCTTTGGCCGGTGGATGATATCGTTGCCCAGGCGCTCAAGTACCGGAAACGCGTGCCCGGTTAG
- a CDS encoding YicC family protein, protein MHSMTGYGRGHSTCAGVKLAVEIQSVNKRQIDLAINLPSALAASEADVRAAVTRRVHRGRLTVSVVADPGAAGPVVKINEPLAHAYLKAFKGLQASLGLTGEVSLDTLVRLPGVIEGANEARVSPALKTALTGAIESALDQLMAMRAKEGAHLQRDLLKRARLVHSILTKVKRLRPQAVARYRSNLRDRIQKLEIHVNMDDERLAKEVAFFAERSDFSEEVTRLESHLDQFQVTCRQPDAIGRTLEFIGQEIGRELNTLSAKANDVEISQLVVQAKAELDKIREQIQNVE, encoded by the coding sequence ATGCATAGCATGACCGGTTATGGCCGCGGCCACTCGACGTGCGCCGGCGTCAAGCTTGCGGTCGAGATCCAATCGGTAAACAAGCGGCAGATCGATCTGGCCATCAATCTGCCTTCCGCCCTGGCGGCCTCGGAAGCTGACGTGCGCGCGGCGGTGACGCGGCGGGTGCACCGCGGACGGCTCACGGTCTCGGTCGTGGCCGACCCGGGCGCCGCCGGGCCGGTTGTGAAGATAAATGAGCCCTTGGCCCACGCGTATTTGAAGGCGTTTAAAGGTTTGCAGGCTTCACTTGGTTTAACCGGCGAAGTCAGCCTCGACACCCTGGTGCGGTTGCCGGGTGTGATCGAAGGGGCCAACGAAGCCCGAGTCAGTCCGGCGCTGAAAACCGCGCTGACCGGCGCAATCGAATCAGCGCTGGATCAGTTGATGGCCATGCGGGCGAAGGAAGGCGCTCACCTGCAGCGCGACTTGCTGAAACGCGCCCGGTTGGTGCACTCGATTTTAACCAAGGTCAAACGTTTGCGCCCGCAAGCAGTTGCGCGCTACCGGTCTAACCTCCGGGATCGCATCCAGAAACTGGAAATCCACGTGAACATGGACGACGAGCGCCTGGCTAAAGAGGTGGCGTTTTTTGCCGAGCGATCAGACTTTTCTGAAGAGGTGACGCGCCTGGAATCGCATCTCGACCAGTTCCAGGTGACCTGCCGGCAGCCGGATGCGATCGGACGCACCCTGGAATTCATCGGCCAGGAGATCGGACGCGAACTCAACACGCTGAGCGCAAAGGCGAACGACGTGGAGATTTCGCAGCTGGTCGTTCAGGCCAAGGCCGAACTCGACAAGATTCGCGAACAAATTCAAAATGTTGAGTAA
- the carB gene encoding carbamoyl-phosphate synthase large subunit — protein MPKDTDLHKILLIGSGPIVIGQGCEFDYSGVQACKALKEEGYEVVLVNSNPATIMTDPEFAARTYIEPITPEVVEKIIEREKPDALLPTLGGQTALNTAMDLFRSGALKKYGVRLIGANAEAIDKGENRQLFKEAMLRIGLDVPRSGTAHNLDEARRVALEVGTFPLIIRPAFTLGGSGGGIAYNRQEFEEIVARGLSLSPVSEVLIEESLLGWKEFEMEVMRDRADNCVVICSIENFDAMGVHTGDSITVAPVQTLTDREYQLMRDASFAVIREIGVETGGSNIQFALNPKNGRMAVIEMNPRVSRSSALASKATGFPIAKIAAKLAVGYTLDEIRNDITRETPASFEPVIDYCVVKVPRFTFEKFPQADPTLTTQMKSVGEAMAIGRTFKEALQKALRSLEIGRAGLGGDGKDREPRLPDGAWALDEIERKLVNPSWDRIFYLRYGMQAGLSVERLHEITGIDPWFLQNIRQIVQEEENIRRGDFNLRHAKLFGFSDRQIAHLTGRSENEVRQERIAAGIVPTYRLVDTCAAEFEAYTPYYYSTYGEENETRTGDRRKVMILGGGPNRIGQGIEFDYCCVHAAFALKEEGFETIMVNSNPETVSTDYDTSDKLYFEPLTLEDVLNIYQQEKCWAAIVQFGGQTPLNLAAALQANGVNIIGTQPRSIEIAEDRKDFAALLQRLQLNQPPNGSAIDAEEAVAVARKIGFPVLVRPSFVLGGRAMEIVYQEEDLRRYIRTAVEASPQRPVLVDRFLEDAIEVDVDCIADGETAVIGAVMQHIEQAGIHSGDSACVIPAFSLSPAIHDEIVRATKAMAHALEVRGLMNVQFAIKEDAVYVLEVNPRASRTVPFVSKAIGVPLAKLAAKVMAGKTLRELSFTEELVPPHYSVKEAVFPFIRFPGIDIALGPEMKSTGEVMGIDGDLGLAYAKSQMAAQPPLPRSGNIFVSVKDSDKAPMLTLARELVALSFKLYATSGTARALSNAGLPVTRLFKLSEGRPHVLDMIKNDEIDLIINTPSGKVPRQDEVRIRSLAVARRIPILTTVSAVEASIRAIYSVQKKGIGVKALQEYHDHAPHA, from the coding sequence ATGCCCAAAGACACCGACCTCCACAAAATATTGCTGATCGGATCGGGACCGATCGTTATCGGGCAAGGCTGCGAGTTCGACTATTCGGGCGTGCAGGCTTGCAAAGCGCTTAAGGAAGAAGGGTATGAGGTCGTCCTGGTCAACTCAAACCCTGCCACGATCATGACCGACCCGGAGTTTGCGGCTCGCACCTACATCGAACCGATCACGCCGGAAGTCGTTGAAAAAATCATCGAACGTGAAAAGCCGGACGCGTTGCTTCCCACGCTTGGCGGCCAGACCGCTCTCAACACCGCCATGGACCTCTTCCGAAGCGGCGCGCTCAAGAAGTACGGCGTACGTTTGATCGGCGCCAACGCCGAGGCGATCGATAAAGGGGAAAACCGGCAACTGTTCAAGGAGGCGATGCTGCGCATCGGTTTGGATGTGCCCAGGTCCGGTACGGCCCATAACCTTGACGAGGCGCGCCGGGTCGCGCTCGAGGTCGGCACGTTCCCCTTGATCATCCGGCCGGCCTTCACTTTAGGCGGCTCAGGCGGGGGCATCGCTTACAACCGCCAGGAGTTCGAGGAAATCGTCGCGCGCGGGCTCAGCTTATCGCCGGTCTCCGAGGTCCTCATCGAAGAATCGCTGCTCGGCTGGAAAGAATTCGAAATGGAGGTGATGCGCGACCGCGCGGACAACTGCGTCGTGATCTGCTCCATCGAGAACTTCGATGCGATGGGGGTTCACACCGGCGACTCCATTACGGTTGCTCCGGTCCAGACCCTGACCGACCGCGAGTACCAACTCATGCGTGACGCCTCTTTCGCAGTCATCCGGGAGATCGGCGTCGAGACGGGCGGTTCAAACATTCAGTTTGCTCTGAACCCGAAAAACGGGCGGATGGCCGTGATCGAAATGAACCCGCGAGTTTCGCGATCCTCGGCCCTGGCTTCCAAAGCCACGGGATTTCCCATCGCCAAGATCGCCGCCAAGTTAGCGGTCGGCTACACCCTCGACGAAATCCGCAACGACATCACCCGCGAGACCCCGGCGAGTTTCGAACCCGTGATCGATTACTGCGTGGTGAAAGTGCCGCGGTTCACCTTTGAGAAATTCCCACAGGCTGACCCGACCTTAACCACCCAGATGAAGAGCGTCGGCGAGGCCATGGCGATCGGGCGCACCTTCAAGGAAGCATTACAGAAAGCATTGCGCTCGCTTGAGATCGGTCGGGCCGGGTTAGGCGGAGACGGGAAAGATCGCGAACCTCGCCTGCCGGATGGTGCATGGGCCCTGGACGAGATCGAGCGCAAGCTGGTGAACCCGTCGTGGGATCGCATCTTTTACCTCCGGTACGGGATGCAGGCCGGCCTTTCGGTCGAGCGCCTGCACGAGATCACCGGCATCGATCCCTGGTTCCTTCAGAACATCCGGCAGATCGTGCAGGAAGAGGAAAACATCCGGCGCGGAGATTTTAACCTGCGCCACGCGAAGTTGTTTGGTTTTTCCGACCGCCAGATTGCGCACCTGACCGGACGCAGTGAGAACGAAGTCCGCCAGGAACGAATCGCAGCCGGCATCGTTCCCACTTACCGGCTTGTCGACACCTGCGCCGCCGAGTTTGAGGCCTACACGCCTTACTACTATTCCACGTACGGCGAAGAAAATGAGACGCGCACCGGGGACCGCAGGAAGGTCATGATTCTGGGTGGCGGCCCCAACCGGATCGGGCAGGGCATCGAGTTCGATTATTGCTGCGTGCATGCGGCCTTCGCCCTGAAGGAGGAAGGTTTTGAAACCATCATGGTGAACTCCAATCCGGAGACCGTGTCGACCGATTACGACACCAGCGATAAGCTGTATTTCGAGCCGCTGACCCTGGAAGACGTCCTTAATATCTACCAACAGGAGAAATGTTGGGCCGCGATCGTCCAGTTTGGCGGCCAGACGCCGTTGAATCTGGCGGCCGCATTACAGGCTAACGGCGTGAACATTATCGGCACCCAGCCGCGCAGCATCGAAATCGCTGAAGACCGGAAAGATTTCGCGGCCCTGTTGCAGCGCTTGCAACTCAACCAGCCCCCTAACGGCAGCGCCATCGACGCAGAGGAGGCCGTCGCGGTCGCCAGGAAAATCGGTTTCCCCGTTCTGGTGCGTCCTTCTTTCGTGCTGGGGGGACGGGCGATGGAAATTGTTTACCAGGAAGAAGACCTGCGCCGCTACATTCGTACGGCGGTCGAAGCCAGCCCGCAACGGCCGGTGCTCGTCGATCGTTTTCTCGAAGATGCCATCGAGGTTGACGTGGACTGTATCGCCGACGGCGAAACGGCCGTGATCGGGGCGGTGATGCAGCACATTGAACAAGCCGGGATCCACAGCGGCGACAGCGCTTGCGTGATTCCGGCTTTTTCACTCAGCCCGGCCATCCACGATGAAATCGTGCGCGCCACCAAAGCGATGGCCCATGCCTTGGAAGTACGCGGGCTGATGAACGTACAGTTCGCGATCAAGGAAGATGCGGTGTACGTGCTTGAAGTTAACCCGCGCGCGTCCCGCACCGTCCCGTTCGTCAGTAAAGCCATCGGCGTGCCCTTAGCAAAGCTCGCCGCCAAGGTGATGGCCGGAAAGACGCTTCGGGAACTCAGTTTCACCGAGGAATTGGTGCCCCCGCATTACTCGGTGAAGGAAGCCGTGTTTCCGTTTATCCGGTTTCCCGGCATCGACATCGCGCTTGGTCCGGAAATGAAATCGACCGGCGAAGTCATGGGCATCGACGGCGATCTCGGGTTGGCGTACGCCAAGTCGCAGATGGCGGCGCAGCCGCCTCTGCCCCGCAGCGGAAATATTTTTGTCAGCGTAAAGGATAGCGACAAAGCACCGATGCTAACCCTCGCCCGCGAACTGGTCGCACTCAGCTTCAAACTATACGCGACGAGCGGCACCGCACGGGCGCTGAGCAATGCCGGGTTGCCGGTTACTCGCCTGTTCAAGCTATCGGAGGGACGGCCTCACGTTCTCGACATGATCAAGAACGATGAAATCGATCTCATCATCAACACGCCAAGCGGCAAAGTGCCGCGCCAGGACGAGGTGCGCATCCGCAGCCTGGCGGTGGCACGCCGCATTCCGATCCTGACCACGGTCAGCGCCGTTGAGGCGAGTATCCGCGCCATTTACTCGGTCCAAAAGAAAGGTATCGGCGTGAAAGCGCTGCAGGAATACCACGACCACGCCCCACATGCATAG
- a CDS encoding PUR family DNA/RNA-binding protein encodes MNNSDESHRSDDALVSEKIQVDRKVFFLDLKENQRGRFLKITEDVSGRRDTIMLPASGLQSFVEALHRIVEFEQQL; translated from the coding sequence ATGAATAACAGTGACGAATCACATCGGTCTGATGATGCCCTCGTTTCTGAGAAAATTCAGGTGGATCGGAAGGTGTTCTTCCTCGATTTGAAAGAAAATCAGCGGGGACGTTTCCTGAAGATCACGGAAGACGTAAGCGGTCGCAGAGACACGATCATGCTGCCGGCGAGCGGCCTGCAATCTTTCGTCGAAGCGCTGCACCGGATTGTAGAGTTCGAGCAGCAGCTTTAG
- the trpS gene encoding tryptophan--tRNA ligase produces MLRYITGLQPSGALHIGNYFGAVRPAVELQDRGEAFYFIASYHALTSTQHGPTLREYTHNLALDLLACGLDPAKACFFRQSDVPAVAELAWILSTVTPMGLLERCTSYKDKIARGLPASHGLFAYPVLMAADILIYRSDVVPVGKDQKQHLEITRDLAIKFNETYGEILHLPEPYIRDEVATVPGLDGQKMSKSYGNTLEVFGPEKALRKKVMSVVTDSTPVEAPKDPSRSTIYQLYRLFAPPDEVQLMERQFREGGVGYGEFKKRLFEKFWETFRPMRERRARLEADPGYVESVLAQGATQARAVAEETMHKVRAAVGLFDP; encoded by the coding sequence ATGCTTCGTTACATCACCGGGCTGCAGCCAAGCGGCGCCTTACACATCGGAAACTACTTCGGGGCGGTGCGTCCCGCGGTGGAACTGCAGGACCGGGGCGAAGCCTTTTACTTCATCGCCAGCTACCACGCCCTGACCAGCACCCAACACGGCCCGACGCTGCGCGAATACACGCATAATCTCGCGCTCGATTTGCTGGCGTGCGGGCTGGACCCGGCCAAGGCCTGCTTTTTCCGGCAGTCGGACGTCCCTGCCGTGGCGGAGCTGGCGTGGATTTTGAGCACGGTCACCCCGATGGGTCTGCTTGAACGCTGCACCTCTTATAAAGACAAGATTGCGCGCGGCTTACCGGCCTCACACGGTCTTTTCGCGTACCCGGTGCTGATGGCTGCAGACATCCTGATTTACCGGTCGGACGTCGTGCCGGTCGGCAAAGATCAAAAGCAGCACCTCGAGATTACGCGGGATCTTGCCATCAAGTTTAATGAGACTTACGGCGAAATTCTGCACCTGCCCGAACCCTACATCCGTGACGAGGTCGCCACGGTACCGGGGCTGGACGGCCAGAAGATGAGTAAGAGTTACGGTAATACCCTTGAAGTATTCGGGCCGGAAAAGGCACTCCGTAAAAAGGTGATGAGCGTCGTCACCGACTCGACCCCGGTGGAAGCGCCCAAAGATCCGTCCCGGTCAACCATTTACCAGCTCTACCGGTTGTTTGCGCCGCCCGATGAGGTGCAGCTCATGGAAAGACAATTCCGTGAGGGCGGGGTGGGCTACGGCGAATTCAAGAAACGCCTGTTTGAAAAGTTCTGGGAAACGTTCCGGCCCATGCGCGAACGCCGGGCCCGGCTGGAGGCCGACCCGGGTTACGTCGAGAGCGTTTTAGCGCAAGGGGCAACGCAAGCGCGAGCGGTAGCCGAGGAAACCATGCACAAAGTTCGTGCCGCCGTCGGCTTGTTTGATCCGTAA
- a CDS encoding ribonuclease H-like domain-containing protein → MNIVYFDLETQRTANDVGGWDRKRDMGMSLGVTYSTGLEEYRIYGEARVDELVQQLLKADLVVGFNVINFDYEVLMGYTVLDLPHYVRTLDLLVDIEQRIGSKPKLDNIAQTTLGVGKTADGIDAIKWWRERRMLEIAEYCCYDVKVTKLVHEYGKQNGELFYTDKFSRKQRVEVAW, encoded by the coding sequence ATGAACATCGTCTACTTTGACCTCGAAACCCAGCGAACCGCCAATGACGTGGGCGGATGGGATCGGAAACGCGACATGGGCATGTCGCTTGGGGTCACTTACAGTACGGGGCTCGAAGAGTACCGCATCTACGGCGAAGCGCGGGTGGATGAACTGGTACAACAACTCCTGAAAGCCGATTTGGTAGTCGGTTTCAACGTGATCAACTTCGATTATGAGGTGTTGATGGGTTATACGGTGCTCGACCTGCCGCACTACGTCCGGACGCTGGACCTGCTGGTTGATATCGAGCAGCGCATCGGCAGCAAGCCGAAACTGGACAACATCGCGCAAACCACGCTCGGCGTCGGCAAGACCGCTGACGGTATCGACGCCATCAAATGGTGGCGGGAACGCAGGATGCTCGAAATCGCCGAGTACTGCTGTTACGACGTCAAGGTGACCAAGCTCGTGCACGAGTACGGCAAACAGAACGGGGAACTGTTCTACACGGATAAATTCAGCCGAAAACAACGGGTCGAAGTCGCCTGGTAA
- a CDS encoding DUF1957 domain-containing protein, with the protein MRKGFLALVLHAHLPFVRHPEYPEFLEEDWLFEAISETYVPLWQVFEGLARDGVPFKLTMSLTPPLCAMLDDELLRERYLKYLDRAIALSEREIERTQNQPDFNHLARLYHSRFQEIKEIYVDRLQCDLVKGFRRFQDRGFLEIITCAATHGFLPLMEQTPEAVRAQILIARDDYVREFGRSPRGIWIPECAYFRGLESFLAEAEIRWFILDAHGLMFGNPRPRYAIFAPAFTPGGPAVFARDRESSRQVWSAREGYPGDPAYRDFYRDIGFELDLEYLRPYLPPDGHRKFTGIKYHRITGRGVPKEVYVPGWAQGAADWHAGDFMNSRARQIQKILDVTHIEPVVVSPFDAELFGHWWYEGPRFLDLFIRKTVYDQNVYQLTTPSAYLERHDTLQVVNPSPSSWGHKGFWEVWLSEDNAWIYPHLHAAARRMIECARTAEQKPAKWKDRVLQQMARELLLAQASDWAFLMKTGTAREFATKETRDHLLRFTRLYDQLKGGTVDEAFLENCEWRDKLFPNLDWRYYAEPVNSQTP; encoded by the coding sequence ATGCGGAAAGGTTTCTTGGCTCTGGTCCTGCACGCACACCTGCCCTTTGTGCGACACCCGGAATATCCGGAGTTCCTCGAAGAGGATTGGCTCTTTGAGGCGATTTCTGAAACGTACGTTCCCCTTTGGCAAGTTTTCGAGGGTCTGGCTCGCGACGGTGTTCCTTTCAAGCTGACGATGTCGCTCACGCCGCCGCTGTGCGCCATGCTCGATGACGAACTGTTGCGCGAACGCTATCTTAAATATTTAGACCGTGCGATTGCCTTGTCCGAGCGGGAGATCGAGCGCACGCAAAACCAGCCGGATTTCAATCACCTGGCGCGGTTGTATCACTCGCGGTTCCAGGAGATTAAAGAAATTTACGTCGACCGGCTGCAGTGCGACCTGGTCAAAGGGTTTCGCCGCTTCCAGGATCGTGGTTTTCTGGAGATCATCACCTGCGCGGCCACCCATGGTTTTCTGCCCTTGATGGAGCAGACGCCCGAGGCGGTGCGCGCGCAGATACTGATCGCGCGCGACGATTACGTGCGCGAGTTCGGGCGATCGCCCCGGGGCATCTGGATTCCCGAGTGCGCGTATTTTCGAGGCCTGGAAAGCTTTCTCGCGGAGGCGGAAATCCGCTGGTTTATCCTCGACGCGCACGGGCTCATGTTTGGGAACCCCAGACCCCGTTACGCCATTTTCGCGCCGGCCTTTACCCCGGGCGGCCCCGCGGTGTTCGCGCGCGACCGCGAATCGAGCCGGCAGGTCTGGAGCGCGCGGGAAGGTTACCCCGGTGATCCGGCCTACCGCGACTTTTACCGGGACATCGGTTTTGAGCTCGACCTGGAATACCTGCGGCCCTACCTGCCGCCGGACGGTCACCGCAAGTTCACCGGGATCAAGTATCACCGGATCACCGGGCGCGGGGTGCCGAAAGAAGTCTATGTGCCCGGCTGGGCGCAGGGCGCAGCGGATTGGCACGCCGGCGACTTCATGAACAGCCGGGCCCGGCAGATCCAGAAGATTCTCGACGTCACCCACATCGAGCCGGTCGTCGTGAGCCCCTTCGACGCCGAGTTGTTCGGCCACTGGTGGTACGAAGGCCCCAGGTTTCTGGACCTTTTCATTCGTAAAACGGTCTATGACCAGAATGTGTACCAGCTGACCACCCCGAGCGCCTACCTTGAACGGCACGACACGCTGCAGGTGGTGAACCCGAGCCCGTCAAGCTGGGGCCACAAGGGTTTCTGGGAGGTCTGGCTGAGCGAAGACAACGCCTGGATCTACCCGCACCTGCACGCTGCGGCTCGCCGGATGATCGAGTGCGCGCGGACGGCGGAACAAAAACCGGCTAAATGGAAAGACCGTGTACTGCAGCAGATGGCACGGGAACTCCTGCTGGCCCAGGCCAGCGATTGGGCGTTCCTGATGAAGACGGGTACGGCCCGCGAATTCGCGACCAAGGAGACGCGCGACCACCTGCTTCGGTTCACCCGGCTTTACGATCAGCTCAAAGGCGGCACCGTCGATGAAGCCTTCCTGGAAAATTGCGAGTGGCGCGACAAACTGTTCCCGAACCTGGATTGGCGGTACTATGCAGAACCCGTGAACAGCCAAACCCCCTGA
- a CDS encoding alpha/beta hydrolase: MAQPQKPLPERYDNPLGIAFEELKYPFPTAFLNLYVEGQDVRMCFMDVPPAKNPNGRTVILLHGKNFWGAYWAETIRFLADRGYRVVVPDQIGFGKSTKPDIHYSFDFLAENTAGLLDLLQIQKAAVVGHSMGGMVAARFARLYPGRTDALVLEDPIGLEDYRLTVPPAPLEQLYQQELNTSLEDYRKYVQSYFVTYPPEKAEAFVEPRIRVSLSGEFPRWARAAALTTMMIYQQPVCYELPDIKVPTLVIVGQEDHTAVGRDRAPIDLRRNLGHVAELARKAVGQIPGARLVEIPSVGHVPHLEAPDPFNHAVEDFLKR; this comes from the coding sequence ATGGCCCAGCCGCAAAAACCTTTGCCTGAGCGGTACGACAACCCGCTCGGGATCGCGTTTGAGGAACTTAAATACCCGTTCCCGACGGCCTTTCTGAACCTCTATGTGGAAGGTCAGGACGTCCGGATGTGTTTCATGGACGTGCCCCCGGCCAAAAACCCGAACGGGCGCACCGTGATCCTGCTCCATGGGAAAAACTTCTGGGGCGCATACTGGGCTGAGACGATCCGTTTCCTGGCCGACCGCGGTTACCGCGTGGTTGTGCCTGACCAGATCGGGTTCGGCAAATCCACCAAGCCCGACATCCATTACAGTTTTGACTTTCTAGCCGAAAACACGGCCGGTCTCCTGGATCTGCTGCAGATCCAGAAAGCTGCCGTCGTGGGGCACTCGATGGGAGGCATGGTTGCAGCCCGCTTCGCCCGGCTTTATCCGGGGCGTACCGACGCACTCGTGCTCGAGGATCCGATCGGGCTGGAGGACTACCGCCTGACGGTGCCGCCGGCGCCGCTCGAACAGCTTTACCAGCAGGAACTGAATACCAGCCTCGAGGATTACCGAAAATACGTGCAGAGCTATTTCGTGACCTACCCCCCGGAAAAGGCGGAAGCGTTTGTTGAGCCGCGCATCCGGGTGAGCCTGAGCGGGGAGTTTCCCCGGTGGGCACGCGCCGCGGCCCTCACGACGATGATGATCTACCAGCAGCCGGTCTGTTACGAGTTACCGGACATCAAAGTGCCTACGCTCGTGATCGTGGGGCAGGAGGACCACACGGCCGTGGGCCGCGACCGCGCGCCGATCGATTTGCGCCGCAACCTCGGCCACGTCGCTGAGTTGGCCCGGAAAGCCGTGGGCCAGATTCCCGGGGCCCGCCTGGTTGAAATCCCGAGCGTCGGTCACGTGCCGCACCTTGAGGCGCCGGACCCGTTTAACCATGCCGTGGAGGACTTTTTGAAGCGCTGA
- the bioB gene encoding biotin synthase BioB, which yields MQLPDLERVYRTPFFDLISRARAVYLKHWSGQGVQLCTLLSIKTGGCSEDCAYCAQSARHSTGLKRENLLGKEEVVTVARRARANGATRFCMGAAWKGVRNGDTRFEQVLEIVREVSALGMEVCVTLGQLSQVEAERLREAGVTAYNHNIDTSEEFYPQIVSTHTFQDRLTTIRAVQGANLALCCGGIIGMGESELDRLKMLEVLSELSPAPESVPINCLVPIPGTPLAEQAPVDPFELVRLIATTRIALPRARVRLSAGRTSLSREAQALCFFAGANSIFYGDKLLTTGNPGVDADRALLQALGLHPSTA from the coding sequence ATGCAGCTTCCTGACCTTGAACGGGTTTACCGCACCCCATTTTTTGACCTTATTTCCCGCGCCCGGGCAGTTTATCTTAAGCATTGGTCAGGGCAGGGAGTTCAGCTTTGCACGCTGTTAAGTATCAAGACGGGCGGCTGCAGCGAGGATTGCGCCTACTGCGCCCAGAGCGCCCGGCACTCAACGGGTTTGAAACGTGAAAATCTGCTGGGCAAGGAAGAAGTCGTGACCGTGGCCCGGCGTGCCAGGGCGAATGGAGCCACGCGGTTCTGCATGGGGGCCGCCTGGAAGGGGGTGCGTAACGGCGATACGCGGTTCGAGCAGGTGCTTGAAATCGTGCGCGAGGTCAGCGCGTTGGGAATGGAAGTGTGCGTGACGCTCGGCCAGCTTTCACAAGTGGAGGCGGAACGGTTGCGTGAGGCCGGCGTGACCGCCTACAACCATAACATCGACACCTCCGAGGAATTTTACCCGCAGATCGTGAGCACACACACGTTCCAGGACCGGTTAACCACGATCCGTGCCGTGCAAGGGGCTAACCTGGCCTTGTGCTGCGGCGGCATTATCGGGATGGGTGAAAGCGAACTCGACCGCTTGAAGATGCTGGAGGTGTTATCCGAGCTGAGTCCGGCGCCCGAAAGCGTGCCGATCAATTGCCTGGTGCCGATCCCGGGCACGCCTCTGGCCGAGCAGGCGCCCGTTGACCCATTCGAGCTTGTCCGTCTGATCGCCACGACCCGGATCGCTCTGCCCCGGGCGAGGGTGCGGCTCTCGGCCGGGCGGACCAGCTTGTCGCGCGAGGCCCAAGCGCTCTGCTTTTTTGCCGGCGCCAACTCGATTTTTTACGGCGATAAGCTTCTGACCACCGGGAATCCGGGGGTGGATGCGGATCGGGCCTTACTCCAGGCTCTTGGGTTGCACCCTTCGACCGCTTAG